A window of the Bacteroidota bacterium genome harbors these coding sequences:
- a CDS encoding sigma-70 family RNA polymerase sigma factor, with product MFKRRNTLSLNSEEQLINGCIEQDTASQNKIYKLFAPKMFTVCIRYSRNREDAEDTLQEGFMRVFNNIKSFRHQGSFEGWMRRIIINVAIRKYKDKSNLFTVINIDAINCDTYYEENTLSEINSKELLKLIQELPEKCKMVFNLYVFEGMKHSEIAELLGITIGTSKSNLFDAREILKQEIAKTETIQMTANA from the coding sequence ATGTTTAAAAGGAGGAATACTTTGTCACTTAATAGCGAAGAACAACTTATCAATGGATGCATTGAGCAAGACACGGCATCTCAAAATAAAATATATAAATTATTTGCGCCTAAAATGTTTACAGTATGTATTCGATATTCAAGAAACAGAGAAGATGCTGAAGATACTTTGCAGGAGGGATTTATGAGAGTGTTTAATAACATAAAAAGTTTCAGGCATCAGGGATCATTTGAAGGATGGATGCGAAGAATTATAATTAATGTAGCGATACGAAAATATAAAGACAAATCGAATTTATTTACTGTAATTAATATTGATGCGATAAATTGCGATACTTATTATGAGGAAAATACATTGAGCGAAATTAATTCGAAAGAGCTGCTTAAACTTATTCAGGAATTGCCTGAAAAATGCAAAATGGTTTTTAACTTATATGTATTTGAAGGAATGAAGCACAGCGAAATTGCTGAGTTGCTGGGTATAACGATTGGAACATCCAAATCAAATTTATTTGACGCGAGAGAAATTTTAAAACAGGAAATTGCTAAAACAGAAACTATTCAGATGACAGCTAACGCATGA
- a CDS encoding PorT family protein codes for MMDENNIDDLFRDNVEPLRIKPPEKIWSSLEASLEKKKTAVYKRRVFYFQTLSAILAVALIFILSYEYFNASKNVSAKSNEINEISAKKNVINTLVATNEDNSQSNNLSENNITVKGKKTNAEIIHSKEVFEKTKSKKSFYDETIKRNLVSENSEVKKENNLESNLSNEKNIKNNDANEIAKQNQTAQENIIVKNDSVKINLGKANKDSSEKSELKQETVSQNDSSANNTTEGSKTNQNFLSHISISAFFSPEYVQHYLSNSNYKNDFNKNENPDFSYTAGIKLGCDLNKYWTLQSGAFFSSLSQNIKPTTLFAKNGSDGSPHYMMPTSYGTIEVPNSSSIPKEGDTTDSYSCKQTFHFISIPLLLKYKIQSGKLNYYLFSGATFNLLIADKVNMQLEQKHETIQNGTNGLNKSNASAILGAGVQYNIRKFNLYLEPAYRRSVTSITKRIYANSYPYSFGLSLGIGYHF; via the coding sequence ATGATGGACGAAAACAACATAGACGATTTGTTCAGAGATAATGTTGAGCCGTTGAGAATAAAACCTCCTGAAAAAATTTGGAGTTCACTGGAAGCATCTTTAGAAAAAAAGAAGACAGCGGTTTATAAAAGAAGGGTATTTTATTTTCAAACACTCTCGGCTATTCTTGCTGTAGCGTTGATATTCATACTGTCATATGAGTATTTTAATGCTTCAAAAAATGTTTCTGCTAAAAGCAATGAAATAAATGAAATATCAGCGAAGAAGAATGTAATAAATACTTTAGTTGCAACGAATGAGGATAATTCACAGAGTAATAATTTATCAGAAAATAATATTACTGTAAAGGGAAAAAAGACAAATGCGGAGATTATTCATTCTAAAGAAGTGTTTGAAAAAACAAAGTCAAAAAAATCTTTTTATGATGAAACGATAAAAAGAAATTTGGTTTCAGAAAATTCAGAAGTCAAAAAAGAAAATAATCTGGAAAGCAATTTATCTAATGAAAAAAACATTAAGAACAATGATGCAAATGAGATTGCAAAACAAAATCAAACTGCACAAGAAAATATTATAGTGAAAAATGATTCGGTGAAAATAAATTTAGGCAAAGCAAACAAAGATTCATCAGAGAAATCGGAATTGAAACAAGAAACTGTTTCACAAAATGATTCATCTGCAAATAATACAACTGAAGGTTCAAAAACAAATCAAAATTTCTTATCTCATATCTCAATTTCTGCCTTTTTCTCACCTGAATATGTACAACATTACTTGAGCAACAGCAATTATAAAAATGATTTCAATAAAAATGAAAACCCTGATTTTTCTTATACTGCTGGAATAAAATTAGGATGCGATTTGAATAAGTATTGGACACTGCAATCGGGAGCATTTTTTTCTTCTTTATCGCAGAATATAAAACCAACAACACTTTTTGCAAAGAACGGCTCTGACGGTTCACCACATTATATGATGCCAACATCGTATGGAACTATTGAAGTGCCTAATTCTTCTTCGATACCGAAAGAAGGGGACACAACAGACAGCTATTCATGCAAACAAACTTTTCATTTTATTAGCATTCCTTTATTGCTGAAGTATAAGATACAATCGGGAAAATTAAATTACTATTTATTTTCAGGAGCAACTTTCAATTTGTTGATTGCAGATAAAGTAAATATGCAACTGGAACAAAAACATGAAACGATTCAGAACGGCACAAATGGCTTGAATAAATCAAATGCAAGCGCGATATTGGGCGCAGGCGTTCAGTATAACATAAGAAAATTTAATTTATATCTTGAACCTGCATACAGAAGGTCGGTTACTTCAATCACCAAAAGGATTTATGCGAATTCCTATCCTTATTCATTCGGGTTATCGCTGGGCATAGGTTATCATTTTTAA
- a CDS encoding winged helix-turn-helix transcriptional regulator, with amino-acid sequence MTKETCIRVYADPVQIRECRKKVAQNEKTFSQLSNILALAGSDVRLKILFMLEEEDKLCPCDIADILGMTVPAISQHLRKMKDGNIIESQRTGQTIYYSLREENLKILKPFFKHITQSIKEEVV; translated from the coding sequence ATGACAAAAGAAACATGTATCCGAGTGTATGCCGACCCTGTGCAAATCAGGGAATGCAGAAAAAAAGTCGCACAAAATGAAAAAACATTTTCTCAACTTTCAAATATTCTTGCATTAGCAGGGAGCGATGTTCGCCTGAAAATTTTATTTATGCTGGAAGAAGAAGATAAACTCTGCCCCTGCGATATTGCAGACATTCTCGGAATGACAGTTCCCGCAATATCACAGCACTTAAGAAAAATGAAAGACGGGAATATTATTGAATCGCAAAGAACAGGGCAAACTATTTATTATTCGCTCAGGGAAGAAAATCTGAAAATCCTAAAACCATTTTTCAAACACATTACACAATCTATTAAGGAAGAAGTAGTATGA
- the merTP gene encoding mercuric transport protein MerTP, translated as MSGEKTSKGLIGAGILTAIAASLCCITPVLALIAGSSGLASTFSWLEPARPYLIGITILVIGFAWYQKLKPKPTDECGCEPARPAGGEDEKPKFIQSKTFLSIVTIFAALMIAFPYYSQLFFPNNEKQIIIIDKSNIQTAEFTISGMNCEGCEEEVKHEVNQLNGIVKADVSYKNGNAQIQFDNSKTNVSEIEKAINSTGYTVTKSEITK; from the coding sequence ATGAGCGGAGAAAAAACATCAAAAGGACTTATCGGTGCTGGTATTCTTACCGCCATCGCAGCGTCTTTATGCTGTATAACTCCCGTGCTTGCATTAATCGCAGGCAGCAGCGGGCTTGCTTCAACTTTTTCTTGGCTTGAACCCGCAAGACCTTATTTAATAGGTATAACTATTTTAGTAATTGGCTTCGCTTGGTATCAGAAATTAAAACCAAAGCCAACAGATGAATGTGGTTGCGAACCTGCCCGTCCGGCAGGCGGGGAAGATGAAAAACCAAAATTCATTCAGTCAAAAACATTTTTATCTATCGTAACAATTTTTGCAGCACTGATGATTGCCTTTCCGTATTACTCGCAACTATTTTTCCCCAACAATGAAAAACAAATAATCATCATTGACAAATCTAATATTCAAACAGCAGAATTTACAATCAGCGGAATGAATTGTGAAGGATGTGAAGAAGAAGTAAAGCACGAAGTCAATCAACTCAATGGAATTGTAAAAGCCGATGTATCCTATAAAAATGGAAATGCACAAATTCAATTTGATAATTCAAAAACAAATGTATCTGAAATTGAGAAAGCAATAAACTCAACAGGATATACAGTTACAAAATCAGAAATAACAAAATAA
- a CDS encoding T9SS type A sorting domain-containing protein, producing MKTKIFTLLTALVLSASFMNAQTSFTFSCSQTFDTCSGSCTLYYMCSVTNNTSNTISVTQIIQSTNCPSGWYTTMCNVNGCFPSSVTSNTFTVAANSFETATYQIHTNTNLGTGTAQGRFENAANTSDGISFTLTGVNGSSTGVASFDNSNLTLSQNFPNPFSESTTIKYDLAQPDGKLIITDVFGRRIHEYKLNNVSGEVIVNEMKSGIYFYSLYSNDKMISKNKMLVQ from the coding sequence ATGAAAACAAAAATCTTTACTCTTCTTACAGCACTTGTGCTTAGCGCATCTTTTATGAATGCTCAGACAAGTTTTACTTTTTCCTGCTCACAGACATTTGATACTTGCAGTGGAAGTTGCACGCTGTATTATATGTGCAGCGTTACAAACAACACGAGCAATACGATTAGTGTTACTCAAATTATTCAATCAACAAATTGCCCTTCGGGCTGGTACACGACCATGTGCAATGTCAACGGCTGTTTTCCTTCTTCCGTTACCTCAAATACATTTACGGTCGCAGCCAATTCTTTCGAAACAGCAACGTATCAGATTCATACCAATACAAATTTAGGTACAGGAACTGCTCAGGGAAGATTTGAAAATGCCGCCAATACCAGCGATGGAATTTCATTTACACTCACGGGTGTGAATGGAAGTTCAACAGGCGTTGCATCTTTTGATAATTCAAATTTAACCCTCTCTCAGAATTTTCCTAATCCTTTTTCAGAAAGCACAACGATTAAATACGATCTCGCACAGCCGGATGGAAAACTTATTATAACAGATGTTTTCGGAAGAAGGATTCATGAATACAAATTAAACAATGTATCAGGAGAAGTCATTGTTAATGAAATGAAGTCGGGAATTTATTTTTATTCACTTTACAGCAACGATAAAATGATTTCAAAAAATAAAATGCTCGTTCAATAA
- a CDS encoding T9SS type A sorting domain-containing protein translates to MKKIYTFLFAGATMLSPAFAQPIIKVEGGADHTVILKSDGTVWSFGRNTNGQLGDNTTINSSTPIQVHGTGNVGFLTGIIDIGAGLRHSMALRNDGTVWTWGDNADGQIGDGTNTARLTPVQVKGLGNVGFLMNVTKISTSKRVSYALLSDSTVAAWGVDYAGQLGDGGTTARNYPDRVKGYNFVGYLTGIIAIRGNCCSGTALKSDGTVWMWGESQYGQLGRGVVSSTPAQTPDMVHGVGNVGTLNNIIAIGGGSYHIFAINNSGQLFGWGLEATGALGNGVNSGNQSSPVQINLTNVVQVAAGGDPLSPHGMALLSNGQIWSWGYNASGEVGNGNNANQLVPVQSTSITGTVVQIDCGWEHSLIRKSDGSVCTVGENQYGQLGDGTLIDKNVFTCPAVLTSISDYQNPSENNFVYNYPNPSSDFTTIKYHLNSSDGKIVIRDVMGKEIEEFILNTSMGEIRMNKKTSSGIYFIALYQNNVLVSTNKMIMQ, encoded by the coding sequence ATGAAAAAAATTTACACATTTTTATTTGCAGGTGCAACGATGCTTTCGCCTGCATTCGCTCAACCAATTATTAAAGTGGAAGGAGGAGCCGACCACACTGTGATTTTAAAATCCGATGGCACAGTTTGGTCTTTTGGCAGAAACACGAATGGTCAGCTTGGCGATAACACAACAATAAACTCTTCAACTCCCATTCAAGTTCACGGGACTGGAAATGTGGGATTTCTTACAGGAATCATTGACATCGGTGCCGGCTTAAGACACAGCATGGCATTGCGCAATGATGGAACTGTGTGGACCTGGGGCGACAATGCCGATGGTCAGATTGGAGATGGAACCAACACTGCACGTTTAACTCCTGTCCAAGTGAAAGGATTGGGTAATGTTGGCTTTCTTATGAATGTTACAAAAATCAGTACATCAAAAAGAGTTTCGTATGCGCTTTTATCTGACAGCACCGTTGCTGCATGGGGAGTTGATTATGCCGGGCAGCTTGGGGATGGAGGAACCACAGCAAGAAATTATCCCGACAGAGTGAAAGGATATAACTTTGTTGGCTACCTGACAGGAATAATTGCGATACGCGGAAATTGTTGTTCGGGCACTGCGCTTAAAAGTGACGGAACAGTTTGGATGTGGGGCGAAAGTCAATACGGACAACTCGGAAGAGGAGTAGTAAGCAGCACTCCTGCGCAAACACCCGATATGGTGCATGGTGTCGGAAATGTTGGAACACTTAACAATATTATAGCAATCGGTGGTGGCAGTTATCATATTTTTGCAATCAATAACAGCGGACAACTTTTTGGCTGGGGGCTTGAAGCAACCGGAGCATTAGGCAATGGAGTCAACTCCGGCAATCAATCTTCTCCGGTGCAGATAAACCTGACGAATGTTGTTCAGGTGGCAGCAGGCGGTGACCCGCTTTCACCTCACGGAATGGCTTTGCTTTCAAACGGACAGATTTGGTCGTGGGGTTACAATGCTTCGGGCGAAGTGGGAAACGGCAATAACGCCAACCAACTTGTTCCCGTTCAATCCACCAGCATAACAGGCACTGTTGTTCAGATTGATTGCGGATGGGAACATAGTTTGATTCGCAAGAGCGATGGCTCTGTCTGCACCGTTGGAGAAAATCAATACGGGCAACTCGGTGATGGAACTTTAATTGACAAAAATGTTTTCACCTGCCCTGCTGTGCTTACTTCTATTTCTGATTATCAAAATCCATCTGAAAATAATTTTGTTTACAATTATCCAAATCCATCTTCTGATTTCACAACAATAAAATACCATCTCAACAGTTCAGATGGTAAAATTGTTATTCGCGATGTTATGGGAAAAGAAATTGAGGAATTTATTTTGAATACCTCTATGGGTGAAATCAGGATGAATAAAAAAACTTCTTCAGGAATATATTTCATTGCTTTATATCAAAATAATGTTTTGGTTTCCACAAATAAAATGATAATGCAATGA
- a CDS encoding NAD kinase, whose amino-acid sequence MTIAIYGRAVSSAASAEALLRVVRKLEKSGADVLLYEPFLKSAGKKIKAKKVFTRHSELRGKAKFLFSIGGDGTLLETLTLVRDSQIPVMGINTGRLGFLSSISSEEIEPAVDSVLGGNYSLDKRMLLQLDVKGKLFGDCKFALNEIAVQKTESSAMITIHASLNGKFLNSYWADGLIVATPTGSTAYSLSCGGPIVMPDSDNLSITPIAPHNLNVRPVIISSGDVITLEVEGRNPNFLLSLDSRAENIQSAGKLTIRKAKFLLSLVKLENHDFLSTLRNKLMWGADKRN is encoded by the coding sequence ATGACCATTGCCATTTACGGGCGCGCTGTTTCTTCCGCTGCTTCTGCCGAAGCGCTGCTGCGCGTTGTGCGCAAACTTGAAAAATCGGGAGCCGATGTTTTACTCTACGAGCCGTTTCTGAAAAGTGCGGGAAAAAAAATCAAGGCGAAAAAAGTTTTCACCAGGCACAGCGAACTGAGGGGAAAAGCAAAATTTCTTTTTAGCATTGGCGGTGACGGAACTTTGCTTGAAACATTAACGCTCGTGCGCGATTCCCAGATTCCCGTGATGGGAATAAATACCGGGCGGCTGGGTTTTCTTTCCAGCATTTCTTCCGAAGAAATTGAACCCGCAGTTGATTCGGTGCTCGGAGGAAACTATTCGCTCGACAAGCGCATGTTATTGCAACTTGATGTGAAAGGAAAATTATTTGGCGATTGCAAATTTGCGCTCAATGAAATTGCCGTGCAGAAAACAGAATCCTCCGCCATGATTACCATTCATGCTTCGCTGAACGGAAAATTTCTTAACTCCTACTGGGCGGATGGATTGATTGTGGCAACGCCCACCGGCTCCACCGCTTATTCGCTCAGTTGCGGTGGTCCCATTGTAATGCCCGATTCAGATAATTTAAGTATCACGCCCATTGCTCCGCATAATTTAAATGTGCGCCCCGTTATTATTTCTTCGGGCGATGTGATTACGCTGGAAGTGGAAGGGCGCAACCCGAATTTTTTGCTCTCGCTCGATTCGCGCGCGGAAAATATTCAATCGGCAGGAAAACTTACCATCCGCAAGGCAAAATTTCTTCTCTCGCTTGTTAAATTAGAGAACCACGATTTTCTTTCCACGCTCCGCAACAAATTAATGTGGGGTGCGGATAAGAGAAATTGA
- a CDS encoding CBS domain-containing protein, whose protein sequence is MLAHELITDEVPPLKPTDTGRKVLDWMEDFRVSHLPVVKNKEFVGLVSYSDMLDINNPKETLDHMRVSYIKAFVREDYHIFDVLKVISNYNVSAVAVLDDENNYKGVITSDSIIQKIANMPFVHEPGSIMILEMNTKDYTLSQIAQIVEGNDAKILNMHISAHPDTTKIEVTLKINKDDLSPIVQTFSRYNYKVKAIFQQSKLGEDMKKRYEEFMHFLNI, encoded by the coding sequence ATGCTCGCGCACGAATTGATTACAGACGAAGTTCCACCGCTGAAACCCACCGACACAGGCAGGAAAGTTCTTGACTGGATGGAGGACTTTCGCGTTTCACATTTGCCGGTGGTGAAGAATAAAGAATTTGTCGGACTGGTTTCTTACAGCGATATGCTCGACATAAACAATCCGAAAGAAACGCTCGACCACATGCGCGTGTCCTATATAAAAGCGTTTGTGCGCGAGGACTATCACATTTTCGATGTGCTGAAAGTAATTTCAAATTATAATGTGAGCGCGGTGGCGGTGCTCGATGATGAAAATAATTATAAAGGAGTGATTACTTCCGATTCCATCATTCAGAAAATTGCCAACATGCCTTTTGTGCACGAACCCGGCAGCATAATGATTCTTGAAATGAACACGAAAGATTATACGCTTTCGCAAATTGCGCAGATAGTGGAAGGCAATGACGCGAAGATTCTGAACATGCACATCAGCGCTCATCCCGATACAACTAAAATAGAAGTTACGCTGAAGATTAACAAAGATGATTTATCTCCGATTGTTCAAACTTTCAGCCGCTATAATTATAAAGTGAAAGCCATTTTTCAACAGAGCAAATTAGGCGAAGACATGAAAAAGCGCTACGAAGAGTTCATGCACTTTCTTAATATCTGA
- a CDS encoding pyridoxine 5'-phosphate synthase, with protein sequence MTKLSVNINKIATLRNARGENLPDVQKAAADIQRFGANGITVHPRPDERHIRYDDVLKIKPLIVTEFNIEGYPSKEWLELVLKVKPNQATLVPDPPGVLTSNAGWDTIRHESFLKEIISELKKNKIRTSVFIETNLKYIENAKKVRTDRIELYTESYAKNFSRNKVEAIKPFIESAKLANELGIGLNAGHDLNLENLNYFQKNIPHLLEVSIGHALISDSIYLGLENTVQLYLSQLK encoded by the coding sequence ATGACAAAATTAAGTGTAAACATAAACAAGATTGCCACGCTTCGCAATGCGCGCGGAGAAAATTTGCCCGATGTGCAGAAAGCGGCAGCGGACATTCAGCGCTTTGGCGCGAACGGAATCACCGTTCATCCCCGCCCGGATGAAAGGCATATTCGCTATGATGACGTGCTCAAAATAAAACCGCTCATCGTCACAGAATTTAATATTGAAGGTTATCCTTCGAAGGAATGGTTGGAATTAGTTTTGAAAGTAAAACCAAATCAGGCAACGCTTGTGCCTGACCCGCCCGGAGTTTTGACTTCAAACGCAGGATGGGATACAATCAGGCACGAAAGTTTTCTGAAAGAAATAATTTCCGAACTGAAGAAAAATAAAATCCGAACTTCTGTTTTCATCGAGACAAATCTGAAATACATTGAGAACGCAAAAAAAGTTAGAACGGATAGAATTGAACTTTACACAGAATCCTATGCAAAGAATTTTTCGCGAAACAAAGTTGAAGCCATCAAACCTTTTATTGAATCTGCAAAACTTGCCAACGAACTCGGAATCGGATTAAATGCCGGTCATGATTTGAATTTAGAAAATCTGAACTACTTTCAAAAAAATATTCCACATTTGCTCGAAGTTTCAATCGGGCATGCGTTGATTTCAGATTCAATATATTTAGGATTAGAAAATACTGTACAACTTTATCTCAGTCAATTAAAATGA
- a CDS encoding helix-hairpin-helix domain-containing protein, whose protein sequence is MIRKLRNRNFLFVIQLFPDNHQDSIVRLFIAVFCFLLSHDSFSQDTIDNFIEQKLESIAEDAQSENIDYSTLLDVLNNFKLHPINLNSTSKEELMSLTLLDEVQVNNLLDHIEKNGKLISIYELQSIDGFDPLTIQHILPYIEVKDITGQPHLTFKEILLHGNHQILSRWQKVLEQSKGFDPDTTGIYKSPNSRYMGSPDVLYERYRFTSGTNVSAGFTAKKDAGELFYKKNLKFVYPPKEDSIVNSKFHDGFKFFSAHLFAHNIGFVKTIAIGDYQVNFGQGLVAWSGIAYRKTADAMAIKKYATGLRPFTSTMVNQYMRGAAATLGRKSFQFTGFFSRNKLDATLIKTDSLIPGEDAAVSAFQTTGYYRTPGEFAGKDNITQTVYGGNASYLKRKFTFGVTGTQTMLSAPLQPTPSAYNQFDFRGKQLTNFSADYSFLLHNLNFFGEAAMSNNGGIAYLNGCIASLDPKLSLSVLHRNIQKNYQSLFINAFAEGSPPQSNEQGLYMGVTVKPTGAITLNAFYDNFIFPWLKSSVNAPSHGNDFLLQAQWTPNKKFDTYIKFRTKDKFTNAKSANEIDYIVPYAQTTYRWNASYLVSPALMFRSRVEYVLLDNPTKDKDNGILLYEDVLWKNIFHRVSLTLRYALFDTKTYDTRIYALEEDVPGAYSIPSYYYKGSRVYVMTDIKITRNIDVWLRWGQTYYSNKSVISSGNDEIDGHTKTDVKAEVRMKF, encoded by the coding sequence ATGATACGAAAATTACGAAATAGAAATTTTTTATTTGTCATTCAATTGTTTCCCGATAACCATCAGGATTCGATTGTTCGATTGTTCATTGCAGTTTTCTGCTTTTTACTTTCTCACGATTCTTTTTCCCAAGACACCATTGATAATTTCATAGAGCAAAAATTGGAAAGCATTGCCGAAGACGCGCAGAGCGAAAACATTGATTACTCAACTTTGCTCGATGTGCTGAATAATTTCAAACTGCATCCGATCAACCTCAACAGCACGAGCAAAGAAGAACTCATGTCTCTCACCCTGCTCGATGAAGTTCAAGTCAACAATCTTCTTGACCATATTGAGAAGAACGGAAAACTGATTTCCATTTATGAACTTCAGAGCATTGACGGTTTCGATCCGCTCACCATTCAGCATATTCTTCCTTATATAGAAGTGAAAGATATTACAGGGCAGCCGCATCTCACTTTCAAAGAAATTCTTCTGCACGGCAATCACCAGATTCTTTCAAGATGGCAAAAAGTGCTGGAGCAATCAAAAGGATTTGATCCTGACACAACCGGTATTTACAAAAGTCCGAACTCGCGCTATATGGGAAGTCCGGATGTGCTGTATGAACGTTATCGTTTCACTTCAGGAACAAATGTGAGCGCGGGCTTCACGGCAAAAAAAGATGCGGGCGAATTATTCTACAAAAAAAATCTGAAGTTTGTTTATCCGCCAAAAGAAGATTCGATTGTGAATTCAAAATTTCATGACGGCTTCAAATTTTTTTCCGCGCATCTTTTTGCTCATAACATAGGTTTTGTAAAAACGATTGCCATAGGAGATTACCAGGTTAACTTCGGGCAGGGATTAGTGGCATGGAGCGGAATTGCCTATAGAAAAACTGCCGATGCCATGGCGATAAAAAAATATGCAACCGGCCTGCGCCCGTTCACTTCCACCATGGTGAATCAGTACATGCGCGGTGCCGCTGCAACGCTGGGAAGAAAATCTTTTCAGTTCACAGGATTTTTTTCGAGAAATAAATTGGATGCCACGCTCATAAAAACGGATTCACTTATTCCCGGAGAAGATGCCGCTGTGTCCGCGTTTCAGACAACAGGTTATTACCGCACTCCCGGAGAATTTGCGGGCAAAGACAACATTACGCAAACAGTTTACGGAGGAAATGCATCTTACCTGAAACGAAAATTTACTTTCGGAGTAACAGGAACACAAACGATGCTGAGCGCTCCGCTTCAGCCGACACCAAGCGCTTACAATCAATTTGATTTTCGCGGAAAGCAACTCACCAACTTCAGTGCGGATTATTCTTTTCTTCTGCACAATTTGAATTTCTTCGGAGAAGCCGCAATGAGCAACAACGGAGGCATTGCTTATCTCAACGGCTGCATTGCTTCCCTCGACCCGAAACTTTCTTTGTCTGTTCTTCACCGCAACATTCAGAAAAATTATCAGAGTTTATTCATCAATGCGTTTGCCGAAGGAAGCCCGCCACAATCCAACGAACAGGGATTATATATGGGAGTTACCGTGAAGCCAACCGGAGCCATCACATTGAATGCATTCTATGATAATTTTATTTTTCCGTGGCTGAAATCATCGGTGAATGCTCCTTCGCATGGAAATGATTTTCTTTTGCAGGCGCAATGGACTCCCAATAAAAAGTTTGACACCTACATAAAATTCCGGACGAAAGATAAATTCACCAACGCAAAATCAGCCAACGAAATTGATTATATCGTGCCCTACGCGCAAACAACGTATCGCTGGAATGCCAGTTATCTCGTTTCTCCTGCGCTTATGTTTCGCAGCCGCGTGGAATATGTGCTGCTCGATAATCCAACGAAAGATAAAGACAACGGCATTTTGCTCTATGAAGATGTGCTCTGGAAAAATATTTTTCACCGCGTCTCGCTCACTTTGCGCTATGCATTATTCGATACCAAAACGTATGACACGCGCATTTACGCGCTCGAAGAAGATGTGCCTGGCGCCTATTCCATTCCGAGTTATTATTATAAAGGAAGCCGCGTGTATGTGATGACCGATATAAAAATTACGCGCAACATTGATGTGTGGCTGCGCTGGGGACAAACGTATTACTCCAACAAAAGCGTAATCAGTTCCGGTAACGATGAAATTGACGGGCACACAAAAACAGATGTGAAGGCGGAAGTGAGAATGAAATTTTAA
- a CDS encoding DUF2797 domain-containing protein, with product MRLTGRIYKMESQLAEQVIYHLPVENELIPMNELVGSTISLTFQNEIYCMECGEKTRKSFQGFCWNCFSTSAENSECILRPELCLAHEGKGRDMEWEKKHHLQEHFVYLALSSEIKVGVTRSTQVPTRWIDQGASAVIRLAKVPYRYLAGVIEVEFKKHFTDKTNWQKMLKNELQNINLVEEKQKAKQFLLNELKQYFSEDDSITQLNYPVIKYPAKVKSIDFEKQNLLSGKLIGIKGQYLIMEDNSVLNVRKHNGYVVTVEF from the coding sequence ATGAGATTGACGGGAAGAATTTACAAGATGGAATCGCAACTTGCGGAACAGGTTATTTACCATTTGCCTGTGGAGAATGAATTAATCCCGATGAACGAATTGGTTGGCTCAACTATTTCACTCACGTTTCAGAATGAGATTTATTGCATGGAGTGCGGAGAAAAAACCAGAAAATCTTTTCAGGGATTTTGCTGGAATTGTTTTTCTACTTCTGCGGAAAATTCAGAATGCATTCTCCGTCCCGAACTTTGCCTGGCGCACGAAGGAAAAGGACGCGATATGGAATGGGAAAAGAAACATCACTTGCAGGAACATTTTGTTTACCTCGCGCTCTCAAGTGAAATAAAAGTTGGAGTTACGCGCTCCACACAAGTTCCCACGCGCTGGATTGACCAGGGCGCTTCTGCGGTAATTCGTTTGGCAAAAGTTCCTTACCGCTATCTTGCGGGAGTGATTGAAGTGGAGTTCAAAAAACATTTTACTGATAAAACGAACTGGCAAAAGATGCTGAAGAATGAATTGCAGAATATTAATCTTGTTGAAGAAAAACAAAAAGCAAAACAATTTCTTCTTAATGAACTGAAGCAATATTTTTCCGAAGACGATTCTATCACACAATTAAATTATCCCGTTATAAAATATCCTGCGAAAGTGAAGAGCATTGACTTTGAAAAACAAAATCTTCTTTCAGGAAAACTAATTGGCATCAAAGGGCAATACCTTATTATGGAAGATAATTCTGTGCTGAATGTTCGCAAGCATAACGGCTATGTGGTAACAGTTGAATTTTAA